The bacterium BMS3Abin02 DNA segment GGGGCGATCGCCGACGCTGGAGCGTTCTCCATAGGTTTCGCGGCCAGCGGCGCGATACTTCTGGTCGCCGCCGGTGCAATGCTCACCATCGGGGAGACTGGAAGGAAACTCGGGAAGGGCTCGTCGTGACGAGACTCGACAAGATCGCAGGGGCGCTCTCGATCGGAGGATTGCAGCGGCACATCTTCCTCTGTACCCAGCAGGCCACGCCCCGCTGCTCAACCTGCGAAGAGAGCGCCGAAGTGTGGCGTTTCCTGAAGAGGCGGCTCAAGGAACTCGGCCTCACGAGCGCCCCCGCTCCGTGGCGCGGCGACTTCGGTGTCGAACCCGATACTCCGCGAGGCGCCGGCACGGTGCTGCGCTCGAAGGTCGACTGTTTTCGCATCTGCGAGCAAGGGCCGATCGCTGTCGTCTACCCCGAGGGGACCTGGTATCACTCCGTCACGGTCGAGGTGATGGACCGCATCATCGTCGAGCATCTGATTCGGGGCGTGCCGGTGGAAGAGTTCGTATTCATGACCGATCGGCTGGGAGTGTGACGTGAAGCTGCTGAGAAGCGTCGGTCTCGGATGGCTGGTCTGGCGTCTGCTCGGTCCCGATACGCCGCCGCGCTACTCCGGGCCGCAGCGGCACCCGCTACGCCTGCCGGGCCGGACGGTGTTCGTCGGGGATCGGGAGGTGTTCGTTCGGAAGACCGGACCGGACGATGCTCCGGCGCTGGTGTTGCTGCACGGCCTTGGGCTCGACTCGATGCTGGCGTGGTACCGGCTCATCCCTCTGCTCGCCGAACGGTTCCGGATCGTGTCCATCGACCTGTATGGTGCCGGCAAGACCGACAAGGGACGCGACGCGTTCGAGATCGCCGACATGGCGGACCAGGTCGCCGGCGCGTTGGGTGCGCTGGGAATCGGCCAGGCCACCGTGGCCGGCTACTCGATGGGCGGTGCCGTCGCCCAAGAACTCGCACACCGACATCCACATCTCGTGGAGCGGTTGGTGCTCATCGCCACGCTCGCTCATCACCCGCCGGCGTGGCGGTGGGGACGTACGAT contains these protein-coding regions:
- a CDS encoding ferredoxin, 2Fe-2S — encoded protein: MTRLDKIAGALSIGGLQRHIFLCTQQATPRCSTCEESAEVWRFLKRRLKELGLTSAPAPWRGDFGVEPDTPRGAGTVLRSKVDCFRICEQGPIAVVYPEGTWYHSVTVEVMDRIIVEHLIRGVPVEEFVFMTDRLGV
- the ybfK gene encoding carboxylesterase YbfK, which encodes MKLLRSVGLGWLVWRLLGPDTPPRYSGPQRHPLRLPGRTVFVGDREVFVRKTGPDDAPALVLLHGLGLDSMLAWYRLIPLLAERFRIVSIDLYGAGKTDKGRDAFEIADMADQVAGALGALGIGQATVAGYSMGGAVAQELAHRHPHLVERLVLIATLAHHPPAWRWGRTIIGVAGRALERISRVEVSWVWYRYLLRVGAVDPSSERWLWETRMNRDPEMQYRSMFALLRFDSRRWLGRLNVPALVVIPQSDQLVLPAWQREMATLLRDSTVVEVPGARHELPMTHPDQVAEAVGRFAAAQ